The DNA sequence CGGCGTGGCGACGTTGAACGCTTCGCCCGCCAGGCGCACCGGGTAGAGCGTGAGGAAGGAGGCCCGGTCGCGGTGGAACGCGAACCGCCAGCCGAGCGTGTCGAGGACCGTGACGACGCCGAACGGGAAGACCAGCACCACGAGCAGCCGCCACGAGAGCGTACGGATAGAGGTCAGGAGCATGTCGGGCCCGACCTCGACGATGAGGTAACCGACGAAGGCCGCACCGAGCGCGAGGAGCGCCAGCCGGACCGTCTTCATCGGGCGAGCCGCTTCCACCGGGCCAGGCAGGTGAGCCAGTACGCCTGCGAACCCAGGGCGAGCACGCCGACGAGGTAGGTCAGGGCCCACGGAGCCTTCCAGAGCAAGAGGATGAAGGAGATCAGGACGAGGTAAAAGGGGTCGCGGTTCCCCAACCGGACGAGTGCGCGCCCCAGACGCTCGGGCGGACGCATTCGGGGGAGGATCAGGTTGGCGAAGAGGGCGCTCATGAAGATCCCGCAGGCCGCCAGGGCCCCGCCCGCGAGCATGAGCGTCCCTCCGATCCGGCTTGCGGTCACGGCGATCCCGAGGACTAGGAGCGCGTGCGTGACCGTGTCCGCGGAAAGGTCGAGCCAGCGGCCGAGGGCCGACTCCTGGAAAGTCAGCCGGGCGATCTCGCCGTCCGCGTGGTCGACCACGACGCCCGTCAGGTAGCAGAGCAGACCGAGGAGCGCGGACGCGGGCGTGGCGGACCAGAACTGCCAGGCGGCCGCCAGCCCGAGTGCAAGGCTCACCAGGCTGACGAGGTTGGGGGTGACCGGAAACCTCACGAGGAGTCGGGTGAGCCAGCGCGAGCAGCGGCGATTGATCAGGCGATCCATGAGGCTATCCGCCTCTGTGCCGAGGCTCCGGTAGAGCGCGGCCTCGGCCTCGCGCCGGCTCCCGCTATCCGTCACGGGAACGAAGTAGCCGCCTCCGGCGATCAGCGACACCCTGTCGCTCCGGAGCCGGAGCTCCAGCTCCTCGGCGATCGGAGCCCCCGCCACCAGCCGGTCCCGGAACAGCTGGGCGTCCGTGCCTGACATCACCATCACCGGAGCGGGGCTCCCTTTGGACTCCTCGAGCGCTGCCGTGATTCCGCGCTGGGCGGCGTCGCGGAGCTTCCTGAGGCTTCCCGCGTCCATGACGGTGTGGGCCGGGAGCAGGAGCACGGCGCCGGACCCGAGCGCTCGATCCTCCAGCGCGAACACGGCTGCGGACAGGCGGGGGTGGCGCCGGATCTGGGAGACGAGGGATTCGTCGGCGAGGCCGCGCGGGAGCCCGATCTCGCCGACGCCGACGTGAACGGCCGTCAGGAGCAGCCGCAGGAGCACGCTCCGGCCGGCCACGGCGCAGGAAACCCACTGCCGGCTAGCGGCGTCCGGGAGATAGATCACGGCGGCAAGGCTCATCGGGCCGTTGCCTCGATCCTCGGGAGGACCTCGCGCTCGGCGCGCCGCAGATCCTCCGGGAAGTCGACCTCGGTCCATGCGAGCCCGGTCACGTCCGCCCAGCCGACCTCGACCCGCCGCAGGAGCTGGTCCAGGGCGTCCTCGTACTCGATCCCGTCACCCGCCGCGCGCCGGACCTCCTCAACGCAGGCTTGGAGCGTTTCGCGGTGGGACCCCGCGCACTTGAAGAACCCGACTCCTTCGCCCACGACGTCGTGGGGCGGCGGGGTGATCTTCTTTCCCATCGCGACGACCCGCGGGCCGCGCGCGTACAGCTTCACCTCCTCGCCCGTCTCGGTGAAGGCCCGGTCCAGGAGGAGGGCGCTCGGCGCGGGCGCGTGGATCAGGCGTCGCAGGAGCTCCACGGGAAAGAGCACGTCGGCGTCCAAGATCAGGAGGTCGCCCCGAAGCGCCTCGAGCGCCGACCAGAGGGAGAGGATCGAGCCCTTGGTGTAGTCCGGGTTCTCGACGCAGCGCACGCCGAGGGTTCCGGCCCGCGAAGCGACCCGCTCCCGGATCTGCTCCTTGCAGTGACCGACGACCACCAGCGCTTCCCTGAACCCCACCGCCTCGAGCGCGTCGAGCATGCGCTCGAGGAGCGACCGCCCGCCCACGGGCAGGAGGCACTTGGGCCGGCCGTCGGTCAGGGGCGCGAGCCGCTGTCCCACCCCGGCGGCGAGAATAACGGCCTTCATCGTGCGGACAGGACGGCTTCCAGCGCGGTCAGGAACTCGCGGTACTCCTCCTGGGAGACGTCTCCCATGTTGGCCACGCGGAAGATCTTGGGTGCGAGCGCCCCCTGGCCGGCGTAGATCACGAAGCCGCGGGCCTTGAGCTGGTCATGGAGCCGCGCGTAGGAGAGTCCGGCGGGGAGCTCCAGCGCGGTGATCGTGTTGCTGCGCACCGCCTCCCCCAGGAGAAAGGTGAGCTCCAGCCGGCGAAACCCGTCACGGAGGAGCGCTGCAGCCCGGCCGTAGCGGGTGATCCGGGCGGGAACGGTCTCTTCGAGCAGTTCGGCGAGCGCTTCGTCCAGCGCATAGCCCGCGTGAACCGCCGGTGTGAAGAGCGGTTCGCCTTTCTCCTGGGCCTGCCAGTTGCTCGGGAGCGAGAGATACACGGCCCGGGGCGGGATCGCGGCGATCCGCGCCATCTCCTCGTGACGCACGAGGACGAAGGCGAGACCCGGGACGCCCTGGATGCACTTGTTCGCGGTCCCGGCGCACAGGTCCACGCCGGTGGCCCGGAGGTCCAGCGCCTCGCCGCCGAGGCCCGAGATCGAGTCCACGAGGACCGTCTTGTCGAACTTCATGCTGAGCCGCGCCACCTCCGGGAGCGGGTTGATGAATCCCGTGGTCGTCTCGTGGTGGACCATCGCGACGACCTGAATCCCGGGGTCCGACCGGAGCGCGGCCTCCACGCGCGCCAGGTCAGGTGGCCGCGTCCACGCTCCGGCGATCTCGACGACCCGGATGCCGTGGAGCGCGGCCATCCGCGCGATCCGCTCTCCGTACACGCCGTTGACGACCGCGAGCAGGGCGCGGTCCGGCTCGACCGAGGAGGTGACTGCCGCCTCCAGCGCCGCCGTGCCCGACCCGGTGACGAGCACAGCGGTGAATCCGCTCGGGGCGAAGGCGGCGCAGAGCCGGGAGCGGATCGAGGCCATCAGCCGGGCAAACTCGTCTTCGCGGTGGCAGATGTCCGGGCGGAGCAGCGCGTGCCGGACGCGCTCGGAGATGTTCACCGGCCCGGGGTTGAGCAGGATCATCCGGCGCGGCATCTCAGCTCGCTCCGAGGGACGCGCGGAAGCGGTCGCGGATGGCCTCAGGCGGGTACGGGATGCGCGGCGCGGGTTCCTCGTGCGCCGTCACTTTGAGCAGGATGAAGTGAGGCCCGGGCTCGGCCAAGGCTGCGCGCATCGCCAGCCCGATCTCGGTGGCGGTCGTCGCCGCTCTGCTCGTCCGGTATCCCGCCGCCGCAGCGAGCCGGTCGAGCCGGACCTCGCGCGACAGAGAGGCCTGGTTGCCGGTCGAGCCGTAGACCTCGTTGTCGAACACGACGTGGACGAAGTTCGGCGGCGCGAGCGCGCCCACCATCGGCAGGATCCCCAGGCTCATGAGCAAGTTGCCGTCCCCGTCGAAAATCACGGGCTTCACGCGGGGACGCGCCACGGCCAGGCCGAGGCCGATCGCGGCGGCCAGCCCCATCGAGCCGATCATGTAGAAGTTCTGCTGCCGGTCCGCCACCGCGTGCGACTCGCGGCAGATGTAGCCGTTGGCGTGGATGACCGGCTCCCCCGAGAGGCACCCGAGCGCCACGCGGAGGGCCTCGTAGCGGGAGAGGACGGGCACCAGCTCGGCCGGAGGCTCTGCGTGTGGCCGGCTGGCGCGCGGCGCTACCTTGACCTCCGCGCGACCGCCGGGAGCTTCGGTCGCCGCCCCGGCCTCGAGCACCCCGGGCGGAACGAGGACGGCTACCGGCTCCATGCGCTCGCCGGCCTCCCGAGTTGCCCAGACCAGGTCCGCCGCGATGGAGGTCGCCGACAGCGTGCGGTGACGGATCCCGAGGAGGTCCAGCAGCTGCGGCGTGATGGCGCCGGTGAGGAGGTGCTCGGGTGCGTCGACGCCCCGGTAGCCGCGCCAGCTCACGACGAGCAAGCTCGGCAGCTTGTACAGGAGCGCGAGGGACGCGAGAGCGTTGAGGCCGGTGCCGAGCCCCGAGTTCTGGAGCAGCACCACCGGCCGCTTGCCGCCGAGCCAGGCCCCGGCGGCGAGGCCGACGGCGACGTCCTCCCGGACGGCGGCGAGGTAAGGGAGGCGGGGGTGGTGCTCGAGGGCGTCCAGGACGCCCTCGATGAGGGAGCAGGGCACGCCGGCGAAGAAGTCGTGCCCGAGGCCCTCGAGCTGGGTCGCGAACTCTTTTCCGGTCACGGGCCCCCCAAAAGAGTAACACCCACCGTTGGGGTGGGTGTCCGGGTCGTCAGCGGGCGCCCCCTAGCTCTTGACCTCGGCCCAGGCCCGCTGGAAGTCCTCGAAGGTGTCTACCTCAAGCCACCCCTTGTAGACATCCACACACGAGACGGGCTCGCCATCGTCCACCAGCCGCTGGAGCAGATCCGTCAACGAGGCCCGTTCGAGCGAGTCGGCTTCGTGGAACGTCCCCCGGTGTGCGGCGCGGAGGCGCGCCCAGAGGTCCCGGAGCCGGTGGCATCCTCGTTCGGAGAAGAGGGCCATCCCGATGAACTCCCCAGTGGCCTCCTCGGGCGGCAGCCACTGGCCGATCCGCACCACGGTGTCCTCGTCTTCCGAGGAGAGAAAGCGGTGCCGAGGCGCCGGCGGGTTTCGGGTGATCACCAGGTCCATGGGCTTGGACAGCGGCAGCAGCCGGTCGCGGTGATCCGGCCAGGAGCGGTCCACCGCGATCGCGACGTCGGCCCTGGACCTGAGCAGCTTCTCGAGTACCGCCTGGTCGAAGATGATGTCCGAGTAGAGGAAGAGGAGGCGTCCCTGCAGCTCCGGTTCGGCCGCGAACAGCGAGTAGAGCTCGCCGGTCTCCTCGTAGCGGTCGTTGTCGTAATACCTGATCCCCGGGATCGTGACCTTCTCCTTGCGGTACCCCCGCACCAGGACCACGTCGTGGATCCCGCAGGCGCGAAGCGTCTCGAGCTGCCGGTCGAGGATGCTCCGGCCCTTGATCTCGAGCAGGCACTTGGGCCGGTCCTCGGTCAGGGGGAGGAGCGACTTGCCCGACCCGGCGGCGATGATGATGACCCGCACCTGGTCCGCGCCCGAGGGCAGGAACTCGGCCTCGTAGGCTTTGAACTCGGAGACCCCGACCAGCTGGTAGATCTCTTCCAGCGTCACGGTGTGCGGGGCCACGGCTTCCAGGTGACGGGTCCGCGCCAGGACGGCAAGCGTCTCCTGCATGCCCTTCACGCTGCCCCTGAGGACCTGGTTGGCGAAGATCACGAGCTTCACGCCCGCGGCCTCGAGCTCGTCGAAGCCGACCGAGGGGTAGAGGGTGGGGACCACCACGATCGGGATGCCCCGGTCCCACCGCCGCAAGAACTCCAGCACCTCCGCGGCCGTGGGGGCCTTGGAGTGGACGAGGATCATGTCGGCGCCGGCCTCGGCGTAGGCGTGGGCGCGCTTGAGGGCCTCTGCCATCCCCCACCCGGCGATCAGCGCTTCGGTCCGGGCGATGACGACGAAGTCGCGGTCGCGCTGCGCGCGCTTGGCCGCGCGGATCTTGCCCGCGTGTTCCTCCAGGGTGGCCAGCTCGCGACGCACCCCTGGGTACAGGCTGCAGCGCTTGGGGAAGACGTTGTCCTCGATCGAGATCCCCCCGATGCCCGCCTTCTCGTACTCCTCCACCGTCCGCATCACGTTGATCGCGTTGCCGTAACCGTTGTCGCAGTCGGCGATCACCGGGATGGCGACGGCGTCGTTGATATATCGCGCGACTTCGAGGTTCTCGGTCATCGTGAGCAGGTTGACGTCGGGCATCGCCCGCTGGGCGGCGGCGACGGTGAAGCTCGAGGACCAGACCACCGGGAACCCGGCGGCCTCGATGAGC is a window from the Candidatus Rokuibacteriota bacterium genome containing:
- a CDS encoding aminotransferase class V-fold PLP-dependent enzyme; translated protein: MPRRMILLNPGPVNISERVRHALLRPDICHREDEFARLMASIRSRLCAAFAPSGFTAVLVTGSGTAALEAAVTSSVEPDRALLAVVNGVYGERIARMAALHGIRVVEIAGAWTRPPDLARVEAALRSDPGIQVVAMVHHETTTGFINPLPEVARLSMKFDKTVLVDSISGLGGEALDLRATGVDLCAGTANKCIQGVPGLAFVLVRHEEMARIAAIPPRAVYLSLPSNWQAQEKGEPLFTPAVHAGYALDEALAELLEETVPARITRYGRAAALLRDGFRRLELTFLLGEAVRSNTITALELPAGLSYARLHDQLKARGFVIYAGQGALAPKIFRVANMGDVSQEEYREFLTALEAVLSAR
- a CDS encoding phosphocholine cytidylyltransferase family protein, producing MKAVILAAGVGQRLAPLTDGRPKCLLPVGGRSLLERMLDALEAVGFREALVVVGHCKEQIRERVASRAGTLGVRCVENPDYTKGSILSLWSALEALRGDLLILDADVLFPVELLRRLIHAPAPSALLLDRAFTETGEEVKLYARGPRVVAMGKKITPPPHDVVGEGVGFFKCAGSHRETLQACVEEVRRAAGDGIEYEDALDQLLRRVEVGWADVTGLAWTEVDFPEDLRRAEREVLPRIEATAR
- a CDS encoding isocitrate lyase/phosphoenolpyruvate mutase family protein, whose translation is MTKAARLRALLRQPGTVAAVGAHDALSAKLIEAAGFPVVWSSSFTVAAAQRAMPDVNLLTMTENLEVARYINDAVAIPVIADCDNGYGNAINVMRTVEEYEKAGIGGISIEDNVFPKRCSLYPGVRRELATLEEHAGKIRAAKRAQRDRDFVVIARTEALIAGWGMAEALKRAHAYAEAGADMILVHSKAPTAAEVLEFLRRWDRGIPIVVVPTLYPSVGFDELEAAGVKLVIFANQVLRGSVKGMQETLAVLARTRHLEAVAPHTVTLEEIYQLVGVSEFKAYEAEFLPSGADQVRVIIIAAGSGKSLLPLTEDRPKCLLEIKGRSILDRQLETLRACGIHDVVLVRGYRKEKVTIPGIRYYDNDRYEETGELYSLFAAEPELQGRLLFLYSDIIFDQAVLEKLLRSRADVAIAVDRSWPDHRDRLLPLSKPMDLVITRNPPAPRHRFLSSEDEDTVVRIGQWLPPEEATGEFIGMALFSERGCHRLRDLWARLRAAHRGTFHEADSLERASLTDLLQRLVDDGEPVSCVDVYKGWLEVDTFEDFQRAWAEVKS
- a CDS encoding CDP-alcohol phosphatidyltransferase family protein; the encoded protein is MSLAAVIYLPDAASRQWVSCAVAGRSVLLRLLLTAVHVGVGEIGLPRGLADESLVSQIRRHPRLSAAVFALEDRALGSGAVLLLPAHTVMDAGSLRKLRDAAQRGITAALEESKGSPAPVMVMSGTDAQLFRDRLVAGAPIAEELELRLRSDRVSLIAGGGYFVPVTDSGSRREAEAALYRSLGTEADSLMDRLINRRCSRWLTRLLVRFPVTPNLVSLVSLALGLAAAWQFWSATPASALLGLLCYLTGVVVDHADGEIARLTFQESALGRWLDLSADTVTHALLVLGIAVTASRIGGTLMLAGGALAACGIFMSALFANLILPRMRPPERLGRALVRLGNRDPFYLVLISFILLLWKAPWALTYLVGVLALGSQAYWLTCLARWKRLAR